From the Acidovorax sp. NCPPB 3576 genome, the window CCGTGATCTGCTCTCCATACAAGCGGTCGATTTCATCGATGCGCTGTTGGTACTCCACAGCCTGACCCGTGGCACCTTGCCCCTGGTCCCGCAGCTTCTTGAGCTCCGACTGAAGCAGATCGCGCTCTTGGGCAGGGTTGCGCAGACGGTAGTCGGGGCCGCCAAAGAGCGTCCCGCCCTCGCGCCACAGCTGGTAGGACTCGATGTCACCCGCGCCCAGCGTGCCGCGCAGACCGCCCCCGACCTGCTTATCCGATCTGAAGGCACCCAGTGCGTTCAAAACCAAAGCTGCGACCGCCACGAAAGAACCACCCGCACCCCATGGCACGGCACCCGCGCCGCCTGCCGTGCCGTAGGCGCCATTGGTCGCCAGCAGTCCGTCGATGCCGGTGCCAGTGGCGTTGCCCCACACGGTTCCCAGTGCGTTGGCTCCAGACATCGTGCCGCCGATGTACTGCGAGCCGATGTTGTACAGCTGGGAGCCCGTGTTGTAGAGGCTGTAGCCATTGCTCACGGTTCCGACAGCACTACCACCCCCACCCGTCAACCCGTTGGTGAGCCCGGAGACCACGCCCGACACCGGCGCCAGGACTGCGCTGATGATGGGGCGCAACACGAGGGTGTTGAACATGTTCTTGAGCGTGTCGCGCAAGTTCTCCGCAAACCCTTTGCCAGACTCGAAGCCCCGCAGCAGCGCATCTGTCAGGCTGCGGTTGATCTCGTCGGTGGTCTTCGTCCAGTCGTCGCGGATCACCTTCGAGACCGCGGCCTCGCCCTCAATACGCTTGGCCTGCTCCAGCTTGGCGCGCTGCGCCTGCTTTTCGTCGTCGGACAGGGTGGACTTGTTGATCTTGTCCAACTCCTTGGCGTACTTCAGTTCAACCAGCCGTAGCGCCACGATCTTCTCGCGCTCCAGGGCGGTGAGGCCGACCAACTGCGCCTCATCCTCGTAGAGCTTGGCCTGTTCTTGGGCGTTGCGCAGGATCTCGCCGGTGTGGGCGTTGATCGTCTTCAGGTCACCCTGTTGGAGCGATGCCACCCAGCGCTTTTGCGCATCGATCGCTGCGTCCATCGCCGCCAAATGCTCCGCAGTCCATGGGCCAGCGTCCTGCTCCATCGAGCGAGCCAACTCCATCTGCGCGAGGTTCATCTCGGCAATGGCGATTTTCGATTTTCCGAAGGAGGCGTTGGCTGCCTCTTGCGCTTCGGCCTGCTTGTTGGTGGCCTCGGCGCCCTTGTAGATCGACTCCAGGAACTTTTGGAAGCCGGCCTCAGAATCGGCTTGGCTCTTGACGCTCTTTTCCGCCTCGATGCGGACCTTCTGGACCACAGCAAGCCTATTGGCCTCTACCAGTTCCAGTTGCTTCACGGCACGGGTGCGGACATCCAGCTTACCGTTCAACTCCTCTTGAATCTTGGCGGCAAGGCGCTCTCCCTCTGTGAGCTTGTCCGCCGCAGTGCCTCGCTCCTTCAAGCGAGCAATGTAGGACTCCTCGTCCTTGATCTTCGCGCGGATGCCGGCCAGTTCGGATTGGCCAACCATTTGCCCCGCGCTGGCCTTCTTGCTGAGCGCATCAAGCCGCTCCTTCACGCCATCCAGACGTGACTGCAGCTCTTGCGCTTCTGAACTGGTGCCCTTCCCCGCTTCTTTCAGCTTGGTCAGGACAGTGCGCAGGCGATCGCCCTGCTCCCGCACTTCCGCCATGGAGGACGCCACCGACTTGTAGCTCTTGGTGGCCTCCAGAGCAGACTTCGCCTCTTCATCCAAGGTGCTGACGGGAGCGCCCCAAGATCCCGTGGCGCCGCCAGTGCTGGGTGCCCATGAGCCTTCCGCGCCTCCCGTGTTCACAGATGAGGCAGGAGCGGACGCGAATGTCCGGTAGACCGCTCCATTGAGGCCACCCTTGAACTGGTCCTCCAGCCAAGGCGGCAGCCGCGCCCTTCCCAGCCACTCCACCAGGTTCGAAACCTTCATGATCAGCCCAGCGAACATTTCGTTGGCGGCTTTCAGCCCGCCCGCATCGTTGATGCGTGAAATGGTCAGTGTCCAGGTGTCGCCTAGGCCATTGATGGCTTTCTCAAGCGGGGTCAGGGAGTCTTGAGCCAAGCCCTGAGTGGACGCCTTCAGCGCATCGAACAGCACCGCCTGAGCGCCCGCCTTGTCGCCGACCGCCAGCATTGCATCCACAGCGAGATACTGGCTTGCAGTCAGGACATTGAGAGCCTCGTCCAACTGCTTTGCACCCTTGGCCGGATCGTTAAACGCTTGAGCGAGCGTCTTCGCCGCAGTAGGGGCATCGGTGCCAGTGGCCACGGCGAAGTCCGCCACGCTTAGTGCCAGATCCCGGAACAGCTTGCCCCCGACCTCGCGAGTCTTCACGAACTCATTGATGATCGCGGAAGCTGCTGCCTTAGATACATCAGGCAAGAACGTCAGTTCCTGCTTCAACGCCTTTATCTGGTCGCGCGTCAGGTCTGCAGAGCGGCCCGTGGCCTGGAGCTGGATCGCGATGGAGTTGGACGATCGCAGCGAATCTTCCGCGCGGAACATGGCAAAGCCAAGCCCGGCGACAGCAGCTGCTGCAACCGTGAATGGATTGACCAGACCGAGGACATAGCCGCCCAGCGCTCGCGCGGCATTGCCGGCACCACCGAACATGTCCTTCAACTGGCCGCCCTGCTGAAGCAGCACCGTCAGCGGGGCCTGGCCACCCTGCAAGCTCGTGATGATGTCGGTGAACTGCGCCGGCACGCCGCGCAATGCAGCGGCAGTCTGCTTCGCGGACACACCCATGGTGTTCAAGGAACCGCTGGCTGCCTGCTGCGCGCGCTCCGCTTGACGTAGCTGGTCGATGTACGGTTTGAGTACGTCTGCGCTCACGCCGCGCTGCTGGCCCAGCGTCTCGTAATAGGAGGCGCTGCCCTTCTCTCCGGCCTTCATGGCGGCGGTGGCGCGCTCGATGCTGCCGATGATCGAGCGAGCTGCGCCGTCCACCTTTTGGGACGCAGCAGGCGCACCATCACCAATGGCGGCAAGGCCCTTCGCTGCCTGCTGGCCGGACTGCTGCACGTCCTGGGCCATGTCGCGCACGTCGCGCTTGATGCCGTCGAGGCCCGGCTTCACGCCAGAGGCGTCTACCTCGAAGGCCAATGCTGCTTTCCGCTCTTGATCTGCCATTTCGGATCGCCCAATGAAAAAGCCCTGCGGGGTGAGCCGCAGGGCTTTTGTGTGACTCGCCCAGCTTGGGCGTTTTTTACTTATCGCTTGAGCGTTGCTCGGCCATCACCTCAAGGGCCGCGCACTCCATGTGCCGCACGTCCTCATCGAGCTGATCCCGGTCTTCGGGCTCAAGCGCCATGCGATCGAGGCGCGCCAACAGGACGTTGTGATCGAGCCCCGTCGGCCCGCCCATGCTTACCCGCCACTGGGTAGCCAGCATCTGAAAAAGGCGGAAGGCCTCCCAGTTCTCTGGCCAGATCTCCACAACCTCATGGTCGTAGTCGGATGGCGTCATGCCCCAGGCAGCCAGCTCCCTGGGATCGGGCGGCGGCTTGTACAGTGCAGCCGCCGCAGAGGTCAGTTTCCCAGGCGGCCTTCGGTGATGGCGGTGCGGTACGTTTCCACGATCGCAGCGGTAGCACCAGGCAGTTCGTCGGCCAGTTGCTCCAGCGACTCGCGGGAGAGCTCGACGTCGAGGTTCCATCCTTCCAGGATCTCCAGGATGTACTGGGCGTTCGCGCCCACGGTCTTTTCGAGGTGATCCTTGAGGGAGAAAGGCTTCGGTTCGTTTTGGCCGTCCCGCTCGGCGCTTTCCTCTGCGGCCTTGCCCTCAGCGCGCGCGGCTTCCGTCAGGCCGTCCACGAACTCGCCGAACTCCTTGCGCGTGCGGTACTTGAACAGGCATTCGATGGTGCCCGAGGTGCCATCGAGCATCGGGACGGAGATGGTCTTCTTGAAGTTCTTCGGACGGTTGCCCAGCTTGATCTTTGCCATGGTTTTTTGCTTTCAGAGGGAGAGAAAAAGACCCGCGCCGCTTACGTTCGGCGGGGCATGAAAGAGGCCCCGAAGGGCCCGTTGCGAAATCGATCAGGCGGCCTGGTAGCGGACGGGCCGGCCCTGCAGCGAGATGGTGGCGCGCACCTGCATCACCTGGCCCTTGGTCAGGGTG encodes:
- a CDS encoding phage tail length tape measure family protein, which translates into the protein MADQERKAALAFEVDASGVKPGLDGIKRDVRDMAQDVQQSGQQAAKGLAAIGDGAPAASQKVDGAARSIIGSIERATAAMKAGEKGSASYYETLGQQRGVSADVLKPYIDQLRQAERAQQAASGSLNTMGVSAKQTAAALRGVPAQFTDIITSLQGGQAPLTVLLQQGGQLKDMFGGAGNAARALGGYVLGLVNPFTVAAAAVAGLGFAMFRAEDSLRSSNSIAIQLQATGRSADLTRDQIKALKQELTFLPDVSKAAASAIINEFVKTREVGGKLFRDLALSVADFAVATGTDAPTAAKTLAQAFNDPAKGAKQLDEALNVLTASQYLAVDAMLAVGDKAGAQAVLFDALKASTQGLAQDSLTPLEKAINGLGDTWTLTISRINDAGGLKAANEMFAGLIMKVSNLVEWLGRARLPPWLEDQFKGGLNGAVYRTFASAPASSVNTGGAEGSWAPSTGGATGSWGAPVSTLDEEAKSALEATKSYKSVASSMAEVREQGDRLRTVLTKLKEAGKGTSSEAQELQSRLDGVKERLDALSKKASAGQMVGQSELAGIRAKIKDEESYIARLKERGTAADKLTEGERLAAKIQEELNGKLDVRTRAVKQLELVEANRLAVVQKVRIEAEKSVKSQADSEAGFQKFLESIYKGAEATNKQAEAQEAANASFGKSKIAIAEMNLAQMELARSMEQDAGPWTAEHLAAMDAAIDAQKRWVASLQQGDLKTINAHTGEILRNAQEQAKLYEDEAQLVGLTALEREKIVALRLVELKYAKELDKINKSTLSDDEKQAQRAKLEQAKRIEGEAAVSKVIRDDWTKTTDEINRSLTDALLRGFESGKGFAENLRDTLKNMFNTLVLRPIISAVLAPVSGVVSGLTNGLTGGGGSAVGTVSNGYSLYNTGSQLYNIGSQYIGGTMSGANALGTVWGNATGTGIDGLLATNGAYGTAGGAGAVPWGAGGSFVAVAALVLNALGAFRSDKQVGGGLRGTLGAGDIESYQLWREGGTLFGGPDYRLRNPAQERDLLQSELKKLRDQGQGATGQAVEYQQRIDEIDRLYGEQITAQKAQSDTLQKTFDAMRSSVGDMADALGISSDAVRKFTVTLGSDVLHPDTGGVGLKFDGLNAEQISAKIQTALETANNELAQQVIGSWKTVTETVTRTNTVRAPITGDNEIAGEWQEVTDTITRTVYVASEYARENEKAIDTLTRLAGSITTVNGIFEMLGVSLYDASLAGADMASKLIDSFGGADKMREATGTYFQNFYSKEEQRAAMQRQLQSQADAIDIKLPDIDATDARAQYRALIDAQDLNTDAGRKAYAVLVQLAGAFAGVTAAADDGVRAAQEAAQRQQSIADKGRDLEQRLLIAQGKDRQALDLRRLQEYYALLDLNPALAAMVIEIYKAEDAAQALVKAQEARETAYSRLRDAATLESERINAQIENIDAQRTATNLQRDIANESLSLITGVFELVRGQAQDLYGQVESTAKLQAAQGFAFIDQALANAKSTGYLPEQAPLQEAITAARGGLDSQSYSTQFEKDRDALVLAGKLSQLEAISGKQKTLAEQQVEAMDNQLAALDAQTKTLNDQLRAQDKVLEYWRRQIDIANGTFDATLTVAQAVDRVALALGAKTAGVNTKAPTEVNSGGAVWGGSGSTAPAATAKYSRVMSAGTAGVGYEPIIDQALIAQLDVLAPLYHSYDGSGDLTGLLTAFKGAGATMDDLSILSGFFLSDWIKAGATVGIPAFAVGTNYVQRDMLAQIHEGEAIVPKAFNPWASGTAWGSGFATAELVAEVRALREENRTQAGALLRLNARVAKVLDRWDGDGLPAEREEATA
- a CDS encoding DUF1799 domain-containing protein — protein: MTPSDYDHEVVEIWPENWEAFRLFQMLATQWRVSMGGPTGLDHNVLLARLDRMALEPEDRDQLDEDVRHMECAALEVMAEQRSSDK
- a CDS encoding phage tail assembly chaperone — translated: MAKIKLGNRPKNFKKTISVPMLDGTSGTIECLFKYRTRKEFGEFVDGLTEAARAEGKAAEESAERDGQNEPKPFSLKDHLEKTVGANAQYILEILEGWNLDVELSRESLEQLADELPGATAAIVETYRTAITEGRLGN